The proteins below come from a single Armatimonadota bacterium genomic window:
- the rpsK gene encoding 30S ribosomal protein S11, which yields MARKTTTRGKQKEKKNIAIGVAHIHASFNNTIVTITDANGNTISWASAGNVNFKGSRKGTPFAAQVAADKASRLAQEHGLKQISIQVRGPGSGRETAMRALAASGLEVTHVVDVTPLPHNGCRPPKRRRV from the coding sequence ATGGCAAGAAAAACCACCACGAGAGGAAAGCAGAAAGAGAAGAAGAACATCGCAATCGGTGTTGCGCATATTCACGCGTCTTTCAACAACACCATTGTGACCATCACCGACGCGAACGGCAACACGATCAGCTGGGCCAGCGCCGGAAACGTCAACTTCAAAGGCAGTCGAAAGGGCACCCCGTTCGCGGCGCAGGTCGCAGCCGATAAGGCTTCGCGACTGGCTCAGGAGCACGGCCTGAAGCAGATTTCGATCCAGGTCCGAGGACCCGGCTCCGGTCGAGAAACCGCCATGCGCGCCCTGGCCGCCAGCGGTCTCGAAGTCACCCACGTCGTCGACGTGACGCCGCTCCCGCACAACGGCTGCCGACCGCCGAAGCGACGCCGAGTCTAA
- the rpsI gene encoding 30S ribosomal protein S9 — MAAKQQNYGTGRRKSAVARVWLKPGEGNIIINGKDFKEYLGRPVLEILVKSPLVHLGLDAKYDVVATAKGGGISGQAGAIRLGISRALVTVDEEFKKDLRSQGYMTRDARVKERKKYGRKKARRGFQFVKR; from the coding sequence ATGGCAGCTAAACAGCAGAACTATGGAACCGGGCGACGAAAGAGCGCCGTTGCGCGAGTTTGGCTCAAGCCAGGCGAGGGCAATATCATCATCAACGGAAAGGACTTTAAGGAATACTTGGGTCGTCCCGTTCTCGAAATCCTCGTCAAGAGCCCGTTGGTTCACCTCGGTCTCGACGCGAAGTACGACGTCGTGGCGACGGCCAAAGGCGGCGGTATCTCCGGTCAGGCCGGTGCGATCCGCCTCGGCATCTCTCGCGCCCTAGTGACCGTCGACGAAGAGTTCAAGAAGGACCTGCGCTCGCAGGGTTACATGACCCGCGACGCGCGAGTGAAGGAACGTAAGAAGTACGGCCGCAAGAAAGCGCGACGTGGCTTCCAGTTCGTTAAGCGCTGA
- the rpsM gene encoding 30S ribosomal protein S13: MARIAGIDLPREKMVQYALPVLYGIGKHNVLELLEKANIDPRKKVKDLDENEVTRIREVLDADYQVEGDLRREVQTNIRRLMEIRCFRGIRHSRGLPTRGQRTRSNARTRKGKPKTVAGKKKAKK; encoded by the coding sequence ATGGCACGTATTGCAGGTATCGACCTTCCGCGAGAAAAAATGGTGCAGTATGCCCTGCCCGTCCTGTACGGAATCGGCAAGCACAACGTCCTTGAGTTGCTTGAGAAAGCAAACATTGACCCTCGCAAGAAAGTAAAGGATCTCGACGAGAACGAAGTCACTCGCATCCGCGAAGTCCTCGACGCCGATTACCAGGTAGAAGGTGACCTGCGCCGCGAAGTCCAAACCAACATCCGTCGCCTGATGGAGATTCGATGCTTCCGAGGCATCCGCCACTCGCGCGGACTCCCGACTCGAGGCCAGCGAACCCGCAGCAACGCGCGAACTCGAAAGGGTAAGCCGAAGACCGTTGCCGGAAAGAAGAAGGCGAAGAAGTAA
- the rpmJ gene encoding 50S ribosomal protein L36, translating to MKVRASVKKICDKCKIIKRNGVVRVICSVPKHKQRQG from the coding sequence ATGAAAGTTAGAGCTAGTGTTAAAAAGATCTGCGATAAGTGCAAGATCATCAAGCGCAACGGCGTTGTGCGCGTGATTTGCAGCGTCCCCAAGCATAAGCAGCGACAAGGTTAA
- a CDS encoding DNA-directed RNA polymerase subunit alpha, protein MPAISTLQLTDDYGKFVLEPLERGYGQTIGNAIRRVLLSSIQGAAICAIRIDKVFHEFAPIPGIKEDTTQLILNLKDVAVKVTSEEPIDEVVLKIEATGPGKVTGADIVCPEGVEVVNPEVYIATISDPKSTLSMELFVNWGVGYTLPDKQDRYKGVIGLLPVGAQFTPIRKVNYLVEATRVGTRTDYERLVIDIESNGAIAPNDALSQSAHILDKYFRLFFDLGAAGFQAEIGTEEQSTDEILKNVPDVKIEELDFSQRTFNCLRRAGILNLRALALVSEADLTAIRGFGKKSLLEVRDKLQEHGLELKPSKGGYRSIDLLDDDDDDF, encoded by the coding sequence ATGCCTGCAATTTCCACTCTGCAACTGACCGACGACTATGGAAAGTTCGTCCTCGAACCTCTCGAGCGAGGCTACGGACAGACCATCGGCAACGCGATTCGACGGGTGCTCCTTAGCTCGATCCAGGGTGCCGCCATCTGCGCCATCCGCATCGACAAGGTTTTCCACGAGTTCGCTCCGATCCCCGGCATCAAGGAAGACACGACCCAGCTCATCCTTAACCTGAAGGATGTGGCGGTCAAGGTCACCAGCGAAGAGCCGATCGACGAGGTTGTCCTCAAGATCGAAGCCACTGGCCCGGGCAAAGTCACCGGCGCCGACATCGTCTGCCCCGAGGGCGTCGAGGTCGTCAACCCCGAAGTTTATATCGCCACCATCAGCGACCCGAAGTCGACCCTCAGCATGGAGCTGTTCGTCAACTGGGGCGTCGGCTACACGCTTCCTGACAAGCAGGATCGCTACAAGGGCGTGATCGGCCTTCTGCCGGTCGGCGCACAGTTCACGCCGATCCGAAAGGTCAACTATCTGGTCGAGGCCACCCGCGTGGGAACTCGAACGGACTATGAGCGACTGGTCATCGACATCGAATCGAACGGCGCGATCGCCCCGAACGATGCGCTTTCGCAGTCGGCTCACATTCTTGACAAGTACTTCCGACTCTTCTTCGACCTTGGCGCCGCTGGCTTCCAGGCCGAAATCGGTACCGAAGAGCAGAGCACGGACGAGATTCTCAAGAACGTTCCCGACGTGAAGATCGAAGAGCTCGACTTCTCGCAGCGAACCTTCAACTGTCTTCGCCGCGCTGGCATTCTTAACCTGCGCGCCCTCGCTCTCGTCAGCGAGGCAGACCTCACCGCAATCCGCGGCTTCGGTAAGAAGTCGTTGCTTGAGGTCCGCGACAAGCTCCAAGAGCATGGTCTTGAGCTGAAGCCGTCCAAGGGTGGCTACCGCTCGATCGACCTTCTCGACGACGACGACGACGATTTCTAA
- a CDS encoding 50S ribosomal protein L17: MRHKVDHRKLGLPSDQRMHLLTNLSRQFVRHGYVRTTFGRAKELQRMVEKLITLTKMEDGLEARRRARKILVGHGSSNLVSGKITAGKTELEVTQVKAQFNKLTGEDLVKHLFDNIGPRYKDRNGGYTRLTKTGNRRGDAAQTAVLELV; encoded by the coding sequence ATGCGACACAAAGTAGACCACCGAAAACTTGGCCTGCCGTCCGATCAGCGGATGCACCTCCTGACGAACCTTTCTCGTCAGTTCGTTCGACATGGGTACGTCCGAACCACCTTCGGCCGCGCCAAAGAGCTTCAGCGCATGGTTGAAAAGCTCATTACTCTGACCAAGATGGAGGATGGCCTGGAGGCCCGACGCCGAGCTCGAAAGATTCTCGTCGGCCACGGTTCCAGCAACCTCGTCAGCGGAAAGATCACCGCCGGCAAGACGGAACTGGAAGTCACCCAGGTGAAAGCCCAGTTTAACAAGCTGACCGGTGAAGACCTCGTCAAGCACCTTTTTGACAACATCGGTCCCCGGTACAAGGATCGCAACGGTGGCTATACCCGTCTCACCAAGACTGGTAACCGCCGAGGCGACGCCGCCCAGACCGCCGTTCTCGAATTGGTCTAA
- the dnaA gene encoding chromosomal replication initiator protein DnaA, whose translation MKDQLSFEDSESRIRLEAAWQRVLGRISSEVQEPIMARFIRPLVPVSFEENTVRLCAPGRFLQEWVRERFSGIIQSYLSDELGQSVQLEVLAKPREKSDNAPVKAVAYTPVQEPTNRFVPNERYQFSQFVVGQSNRLAVAGAKAVAKEPGRKYNPLFIYGSSGLGKTHLLHSIARELLSHNPTTSIVYMTAQQFAEEFINALQANKVENFRRQHRHVEVWLVDDIQFLAGKDKTQEEIFHTFNYLHSLGKQIVLTSDRPPKDIYQMDERLRSRFEAGLVADIQMPDTETRCAIIMKKAEMLEVELNHDLAMFLAESVPGNVRVLEGAITKLVTMASLEGTALNREFAEPIVEQYYQNSFSKPGFNQIVDLVSTQFNITVEEMKGPSRKAPVVHARHIAIFLTRRITGDSWKHIGSQFGDRDHTSIMHGYQKIDEQMHHDKELLGQVKSLLKSLNPH comes from the coding sequence ATGAAAGACCAGCTTTCCTTTGAAGACTCCGAATCCCGTATACGTTTAGAAGCCGCATGGCAGAGGGTTCTCGGTAGGATTTCGAGTGAAGTTCAGGAGCCGATCATGGCCCGTTTTATTCGCCCATTGGTGCCGGTTTCGTTCGAGGAGAATACCGTCCGGCTTTGCGCCCCCGGACGCTTTCTCCAGGAGTGGGTCCGCGAGCGATTTTCCGGCATCATTCAAAGCTATCTGAGCGATGAATTGGGTCAAAGTGTGCAGCTTGAAGTTCTCGCGAAGCCTCGAGAGAAGTCGGACAACGCCCCGGTGAAGGCCGTCGCCTATACACCGGTGCAAGAACCGACGAACCGGTTTGTGCCCAACGAGCGGTACCAATTCAGCCAGTTCGTGGTGGGACAAAGTAACCGATTGGCGGTAGCGGGAGCGAAGGCGGTCGCAAAGGAACCAGGGAGAAAATATAATCCGCTTTTTATCTACGGTTCCAGCGGACTTGGTAAAACGCACCTTCTGCACTCCATCGCCCGCGAATTGCTGTCGCACAACCCCACCACGTCGATCGTGTACATGACGGCCCAGCAGTTTGCCGAAGAGTTCATCAACGCGCTTCAGGCCAACAAGGTCGAGAACTTCCGCCGCCAGCACCGGCACGTCGAGGTTTGGCTGGTGGACGACATCCAATTTCTCGCCGGAAAGGACAAGACACAGGAAGAAATCTTCCACACGTTCAACTACCTCCACTCGCTGGGCAAGCAGATCGTGCTGACCTCCGACCGACCGCCGAAGGACATCTACCAGATGGACGAACGGCTTCGATCTCGCTTCGAGGCGGGATTGGTGGCCGACATTCAGATGCCGGATACCGAGACGCGATGCGCGATTATCATGAAGAAGGCAGAGATGCTGGAGGTTGAACTGAACCACGACCTCGCGATGTTCCTCGCCGAGAGCGTGCCGGGTAACGTCCGCGTCCTAGAAGGTGCGATCACCAAGCTGGTGACGATGGCCTCGCTGGAGGGCACGGCGCTGAACCGTGAGTTCGCCGAGCCGATCGTTGAGCAGTACTATCAGAATTCGTTCTCGAAGCCCGGGTTCAACCAGATCGTCGATTTGGTCTCTACGCAGTTCAATATCACGGTCGAGGAGATGAAGGGCCCGTCGCGAAAGGCGCCGGTCGTCCACGCTCGCCACATTGCAATTTTCCTGACGAGGCGCATCACTGGCGACTCGTGGAAGCACATCGGCTCGCAGTTTGGCGACCGAGACCACACCTCGATCATGCACGGCTACCAGAAGATCGACGAGCAGATGCACCACGACAAGGAACTGCTCGGGCAGGTGAAGAGCCTGCTGAAGAGCTTGAATCCGCATTAA
- the rplM gene encoding 50S ribosomal protein L13 — protein MNRTFTNKGGSIERKWYVVDAAGVPVGRLAGQVAQLLRGKNKPTFEYNQDCGDFVVVINASQAVLTGNKKEELIYWHSGWPGGLKNVARGEMLENDPVKLVEKAIWGMCPKTKLGKAIFKKCKVYAGAEHPHEAQNPQPYSIKKENK, from the coding sequence ATGAATCGAACATTCACCAATAAGGGTGGCTCGATCGAGCGAAAATGGTACGTGGTGGACGCTGCCGGCGTCCCCGTGGGTCGTCTCGCTGGACAAGTCGCACAGCTTCTTCGTGGCAAGAATAAACCTACTTTCGAATACAACCAGGATTGCGGAGACTTCGTGGTTGTGATCAACGCTTCTCAGGCCGTTTTGACCGGCAACAAGAAAGAGGAGCTCATCTACTGGCACTCGGGTTGGCCGGGCGGTCTCAAGAACGTGGCCCGCGGCGAGATGCTGGAGAACGACCCCGTCAAGCTCGTCGAAAAGGCGATCTGGGGAATGTGCCCGAAGACCAAGCTGGGCAAGGCGATTTTCAAGAAGTGCAAAGTCTATGCTGGTGCCGAGCACCCGCACGAAGCACAGAATCCGCAACCTTACAGCATCAAGAAGGAGAACAAATAA
- the infA gene encoding translation initiation factor IF-1 produces MARRRHYKQKTGDQSGKEQGIELDGTIIENLPNARFRVKLDEGDLEVLAHVSGKMRMHYIRIMPGDRVKVEVSPYDLTMGRITYRHRN; encoded by the coding sequence ATGGCGCGAAGAAGGCACTACAAGCAGAAGACTGGAGATCAATCCGGAAAAGAGCAGGGAATCGAACTCGATGGGACGATCATCGAAAACCTTCCCAACGCTCGCTTTCGCGTCAAGCTCGATGAAGGTGACCTTGAGGTCCTGGCCCACGTGAGCGGCAAGATGCGCATGCACTACATCCGAATCATGCCGGGCGATCGTGTGAAAGTCGAGGTCAGTCCGTACGATCTGACGATGGGCCGGATCACGTATCGGCATCGGAATTAA
- a CDS encoding response regulator has translation MRRVLVVQNQKHIARLIQTTLERSGQEVTVVETGSEGLHLLQTEKFDQAIVDYTMSHPNGYELLEFIRTNDETRMMSVVLIVNSPSQYDHVQSLPFRADVYTDPRQNPFRKDRKR, from the coding sequence ATGAGACGGGTCCTGGTAGTTCAGAACCAAAAGCACATAGCTCGACTCATTCAAACGACCCTTGAGCGTTCGGGGCAAGAGGTCACGGTGGTCGAAACCGGTTCCGAAGGTCTTCATCTGCTTCAGACCGAGAAGTTTGATCAGGCGATCGTCGACTACACGATGTCTCACCCGAATGGCTATGAGCTATTAGAGTTCATCCGAACCAACGATGAGACCAGGATGATGTCCGTGGTCCTCATCGTCAATTCTCCGAGTCAATACGATCATGTTCAAAGTTTGCCGTTCCGGGCCGACGTTTATACCGATCCTCGGCAAAACCCGTTCCGAAAGGATCGAAAGCGTTGA
- the truA gene encoding tRNA pseudouridine(38-40) synthase TruA, with product MMRIKLTVAYDGTEFRGWSRNKGQRTVQSTLKEAVRRVSGEEIEIIGASRTDGGAHAKGQVCHFDCDKGVPPEKWSYALNKVLPPDIRVMKSSRVADDFSSRFSAIDRFYRYRIMVGKSDPMRERFAHYYGRELNLELMQKAASYLQGDHDFRAFTEELESSVTNTRRVLYSVGVRQVRDEVWVDVVGTAFLRGMMRRMAGAILEVGRGYRDVVEVSRLLQPEERLKYQWPVVLPAKGLCLMRIRYGRHPRDHRDLTHGFDQETF from the coding sequence GTGATGCGAATCAAACTCACCGTCGCCTACGATGGGACGGAATTTAGAGGTTGGTCGCGGAACAAAGGACAGAGAACTGTCCAAAGCACATTGAAAGAAGCTGTTCGCCGTGTCTCGGGCGAAGAAATCGAGATCATCGGAGCTAGCCGAACCGACGGCGGCGCCCACGCGAAAGGCCAAGTGTGCCATTTCGATTGTGATAAAGGCGTCCCACCCGAAAAGTGGTCCTACGCGCTCAACAAGGTGCTTCCACCCGACATCCGGGTGATGAAGTCCTCGCGAGTGGCGGACGACTTCAGTTCACGGTTCTCGGCTATCGACCGCTTCTACCGGTACCGCATCATGGTTGGCAAGTCCGACCCCATGCGAGAAAGGTTTGCGCACTACTATGGACGCGAACTGAACCTGGAGCTAATGCAGAAGGCGGCAAGCTATCTGCAAGGTGATCACGACTTTCGAGCCTTTACCGAAGAGTTGGAGTCTTCGGTAACCAACACCCGCCGGGTCCTGTACTCGGTTGGGGTGAGGCAAGTTCGAGATGAGGTGTGGGTGGACGTTGTGGGTACCGCCTTTCTCCGCGGAATGATGCGAAGAATGGCTGGCGCGATCCTCGAAGTGGGACGCGGCTACCGCGACGTCGTAGAGGTCAGTAGACTCCTCCAACCAGAGGAGCGGCTCAAGTACCAATGGCCAGTGGTGCTTCCGGCAAAGGGTCTTTGCTTAATGCGGATCCGGTACGGCAGGCATCCCAGGGACCATCGTGATCTCACTCACGGCTTCGATCAAGAAACGTTTTAG
- the hflX gene encoding GTPase HflX encodes MAKTRLASLDNPVETAVLVVINEDEADDMVVEEELEGLCEAAGVEPLTIIRQRLDRPYKGTFIGSGKVEEIAVLAQDLKADVVLIDGEVSGMQQRNLEEAFKTRVVDRTQLILDIFARRARTREGMLQVELAQLTYMMPKLMSVYTKFERQKGGIGMRGPGETKLETDRRMVRDRIARLKEEIVDVKRVRDQQRASRRKHPFPFASIVGYTSAGKSTLMNRLAGTELLADAMPFATLDPTTRKIDLPDGYALFLTDTVGFIRNLPTHLVAAFQSTLEEVTHSDFILHLVDISAPAWDVQRDAVMETLDLLGAQDKPCITVFNKIDSISDPAVRRELIAEFPNSVAISATTGEGIPDLLNAIKRQVQDLLGAIKALVPYSESGLVQECYNFGRVLKIDYRDDGIYVEAELVKEMRGLLTKYAL; translated from the coding sequence ATGGCGAAAACGCGACTGGCCTCTCTGGACAACCCGGTCGAAACCGCCGTTCTGGTGGTGATCAACGAGGACGAAGCCGACGACATGGTCGTCGAAGAAGAGCTCGAGGGCCTTTGCGAGGCGGCGGGCGTAGAGCCATTGACGATCATCCGCCAGCGCCTGGATCGGCCGTATAAGGGCACCTTCATCGGCTCGGGCAAGGTCGAGGAAATCGCGGTGCTGGCCCAAGACCTAAAGGCCGACGTCGTACTGATCGACGGAGAGGTGAGCGGTATGCAACAGCGTAACCTCGAAGAGGCATTCAAAACGCGCGTCGTCGACCGCACTCAGCTTATTCTCGATATCTTCGCTCGTCGGGCCCGAACTCGGGAGGGCATGCTCCAGGTCGAACTGGCGCAGTTGACCTACATGATGCCCAAGCTGATGTCGGTTTACACGAAGTTTGAGCGGCAAAAGGGCGGTATCGGTATGCGTGGTCCGGGTGAAACCAAGCTGGAAACCGACCGGCGAATGGTTCGCGACCGGATCGCGAGGCTGAAGGAAGAGATTGTGGACGTGAAGCGGGTCCGCGACCAACAGCGGGCGAGCCGCCGCAAGCATCCGTTCCCGTTTGCGTCGATCGTGGGCTACACCAGCGCGGGAAAAAGCACGTTGATGAACCGCCTGGCAGGGACTGAACTGCTGGCCGACGCGATGCCGTTTGCGACCCTCGACCCGACCACGCGAAAGATCGATCTGCCCGACGGCTACGCGCTGTTCCTCACCGACACGGTCGGCTTCATCCGCAACCTGCCGACGCACTTGGTGGCGGCGTTCCAGTCGACTTTGGAGGAGGTGACGCATAGCGATTTCATCCTCCATCTGGTGGATATCAGCGCGCCGGCGTGGGACGTCCAGCGCGACGCGGTCATGGAGACCCTGGACTTGCTGGGAGCGCAGGACAAGCCGTGCATCACGGTGTTCAACAAGATCGACTCGATCTCGGACCCGGCGGTGCGCCGCGAGTTGATCGCGGAGTTTCCGAACTCGGTTGCTATTTCGGCGACGACCGGCGAAGGGATCCCCGATCTCCTGAATGCGATCAAGCGGCAGGTCCAGGACTTGTTGGGGGCGATCAAGGCGTTGGTGCCTTACTCGGAGTCGGGCTTGGTGCAGGAGTGCTACAACTTTGGCCGGGTGCTCAAGATCGACTATCGGGACGATGGGATTTATGTTGAGGCGGAGTTGGTGAAGGAGATGCGGGGCTTGTTGACGAAGTACGCGCTGTAA
- a CDS encoding aminoacetone oxidase family FAD-binding enzyme: MAFVAIMEGGMKPDVIVVGAGAAGIFAAWRAATLGAKVVLLEKTSRIGTKILVSGGGKCNICHDGPIEEVLAKFRPNEGRFIRPSVYRFPSTAIVPLFVTRGLDVYTRPDGRIFPVDRTAKDVVAILKSLLDEVGVTVFLDSPVEGLTIEDGRVAGVQVGTAERRGSHRTTDQPRYGAKALLTEALAIEDDHSVFGAGELRAPKVIVCCGGSSYPNSGTTGDGWKWMRDLGHTIVKTRAALAPLYLESVDADLSGVALRDVALKARATKEVARWRGDLLFTHQGISGPCALGVSRVVAETLESAEVSLEVDLCPDTSEDALREQALSADPKRTVDWFLSELLPDRLLERFLTDGAIPPKTTFANLDRKSRNRLMTLIKAWPIGKVRHVPLEKGEVVAGGVSLDEVDPKTMASRLVDGLYLCGEILDVAGPVGGYNLQAAFATGFVAGESAVVSVSGNA; encoded by the coding sequence ATGGCGTTCGTCGCCATAATGGAGGGCGGAATGAAGCCGGATGTGATCGTCGTCGGGGCGGGCGCCGCCGGAATCTTTGCCGCCTGGCGGGCGGCCACCTTGGGCGCGAAAGTCGTGCTTCTGGAAAAGACCAGCCGCATCGGCACCAAGATTCTCGTGTCGGGTGGCGGCAAATGCAACATCTGCCACGACGGCCCCATCGAAGAGGTTCTCGCCAAGTTTCGCCCCAACGAGGGGCGCTTCATTCGACCAAGTGTTTACCGGTTCCCCAGCACCGCCATCGTGCCGCTCTTCGTCACCCGCGGGCTTGACGTCTACACCCGGCCGGACGGACGAATCTTCCCCGTCGATCGCACCGCCAAGGACGTAGTGGCGATCCTCAAATCGCTTTTGGACGAGGTCGGCGTGACCGTGTTCCTGGACTCTCCTGTCGAAGGACTGACCATCGAAGATGGGCGAGTTGCCGGGGTGCAAGTGGGAACCGCCGAGCGGCGGGGGAGCCATCGGACTACAGATCAGCCCCGGTACGGTGCGAAGGCTCTCCTGACCGAAGCATTGGCCATCGAAGACGACCATTCGGTCTTTGGCGCGGGCGAGCTTCGAGCCCCGAAGGTGATCGTATGCTGTGGCGGATCGAGCTATCCCAACTCGGGCACCACCGGCGATGGCTGGAAGTGGATGCGCGACCTGGGGCACACCATCGTCAAAACCCGCGCCGCACTGGCTCCGCTGTATCTGGAAAGCGTCGATGCCGACCTCAGCGGGGTGGCCCTGCGAGACGTAGCGCTCAAGGCTCGGGCGACCAAAGAGGTCGCGCGATGGCGGGGCGATCTGCTGTTTACTCATCAAGGAATCTCGGGGCCATGTGCACTGGGGGTCAGCCGAGTGGTCGCCGAAACGCTCGAATCGGCCGAAGTGTCTCTCGAGGTCGATTTATGTCCCGACACGTCCGAGGACGCCCTGCGCGAGCAGGCTTTGAGCGCGGACCCGAAGCGCACCGTCGACTGGTTCCTGTCCGAACTCTTACCCGACCGCCTTCTCGAGCGTTTCTTGACTGATGGCGCGATTCCTCCCAAAACCACGTTTGCCAACCTCGACCGCAAGTCGCGCAATCGTCTGATGACGTTGATCAAGGCGTGGCCCATCGGCAAAGTTCGCCACGTCCCGCTGGAGAAAGGAGAGGTCGTCGCCGGTGGCGTTAGCTTGGACGAAGTCGATCCCAAGACGATGGCGTCGCGCTTGGTCGATGGTCTTTATTTGTGTGGCGAGATTTTGGACGTCGCTGGGCCGGTGGGAGGCTATAACCTGCAGGCGGCTTTTGCGACCGGGTTCGTGGCGGGGGAATCGGCAGTTGTATCAGTCTCCGGTAACGCTTAA